The following coding sequences lie in one Panicum virgatum strain AP13 chromosome 6N, P.virgatum_v5, whole genome shotgun sequence genomic window:
- the LOC120677582 gene encoding serine/threonine protein phosphatase 2A 57 kDa regulatory subunit B' theta isoform-like: protein MIKQILGRLPKKPAKSGEKELAGAGTSLPSPTADARTTTDLTMSSRLVNPSSYASTVTNPGQNFAARSAGVSNGFTSSAGYEALPSFRDVPASEKPSLFLRKLAMCCVVFDFTDPTRDVKEKEIKRQTLLELVDYITSATGKFPEPVVQEVIKMVSINLFRAPTPALRENKMLESFDMEEEEPVMDPAWPHLQIVYELFLRFIQSPETDAKLAKRYIDHGFIIRLLDLFDSEDPREREYLKTILHRIYGKFMVHRPFIRKAINNIFYRFIFETEKHNGIAELLEILGSIINGFALPLKEEHKLFLVRALIPLHKPKCVAMYHQQLSYCVTQFVEKDCKLADTVIRGLLKYWPITNSSKEVMFLGELEEVLEATQPAEFQRCMVPLFRQIARCLCSSHFQVAERALFLWNNDHIEGLIKQNSKVMLPIIFPALERNTKGHWNQAVQSLSLNVRKIFMDHDPALFEECRKKFEEEEAQEASKRSKREAIWKRLEDIALSKSAQ from the exons ATGATTAAGCAAATCCTCGGCCGGCTTCCCAAGAAGCCGGCGAAGTCCGGCGAGAAGGAGTTGGCCGGAGCGGGCACGTCGCTGCCCAGCCCGACGGCCGATGCAAGAACCACCACGGATTTGACCATGTCTAGCAGGCTCGTCAATCCCAGCAGTTATGCCTCCACGGTCACGAATCCCGGCCAGAATTTCGCGGCCAGGAGCGCCGGCGTCAGCAACGGATTCACGTCCTCGGCCGGGTACGAGGCGCTCCCGAGCTTCCGGGACGTGCCGGCGTCCGAGAAGCCCAGCCTGTTCCTCAGGAAGCTAGCCATGTGCTGCGTGGTGTTTGACTTCACCGACCCGACCAGGGACgtgaaggagaaggagatcaaGAGGCAGACGTTACTCGAGCTGGTGGATTATATCACCTCTGCCACCGGGAAGTTCCCGGAGCCTGTTGTCCAGGAGGTCATCAAGATGGTGTCTATAAATCTGTTCAGGGCACCAACCCCTGCTCTGAGAGAAAACAAGATGCTTGAGTCGTTCGACATGGAGGAGGAAGAGCCTGTCATGGACCCGGCATGGCCTCACTTGCAGATTGTATATGAACTGTTCTTGAGATTTATTCAGTCCCCTGAGACAGATGCAAAGCTGGCCAAGAGGTACATTGACCATGGTTTTATTATCAGGCTTCTTGATCTCTTTGACTCGGAGGATCCTAGGGAGAGGGAGTACTTGAAAACAATACTACACCGGATATATGGCAAGTTCATGGTGCACCGTCCATTCATCCGGAAGGCAATTAATAATATCTTCTACAGGTTCATATTTGAGACAGAGAAGCATAATGGAATTGCAGAGCTGTTAGAGATTTTGGGGAGTATAATTAATGGCTTCGCTTTACCGCTCAAGGAAGAGCACAAATTGTTTTTGGTCCGAGCGTTGATTCCACTCCACAAACCAAAATGTGTTGCCATGTACCATCAGCAACTTTCATACTGTGTCACTCAGTTTGTTGAGAAAGATTGCAAGCTTGCTGATACTGTTATAAGGGGTTTACTGAAGTATTGGCCCATCACGAATAGCTCAAAGGAGGTGATGTTTTTGGGTGAGCTAGAGGAGGTACTAGAAGCTACTCAGCCAGCAGAATTCCAGAGGTGTATGGTGCCTCTTTTTCGTCAGATCGCCCGGTGTTTATGCAGTTCCCATTTTCAG GTGGCTGAGAGAGCTCTGTTTCTATGGAACAATGACCATATTGAGGGTTTGATCAAACAGAACAGTAAGGTGATGCTGCCCATAATCTTCCCTGCGTTAGAACGTAATACAAAAGGCCATTGGAACCAGGCAGTTCAAAGCTTGAGTCTAAACGTTCGTAAAATATTCATGGACCATGACCCCGCACTGTTTGAGGAGTGCCGAAAGAAGTTTGAGGAAGAGGAAGCTCAAGAAGCTAGCAAGAGGTCGAAACGTGAGGCTATATGGAAGCGACTAGAAGACATCGCCTTGTCAAAATCCGCTCAGTGA
- the LOC120677584 gene encoding protein NONRESPONDING TO OXYLIPINS 2, mitochondrial-like isoform X4 produces the protein MASLCRAAAAAAIVRSGALRSRSPAERLFQAARSPLAAPRIRRPVVAAALASLESLMPLHSAVAAARLRSCIAADSACWSCLSQDFALPR, from the exons ATGGCATCcttgtgccgcgccgccgccgccgccgccatcgtgagGTCAGGGGCGCTCCGGTCGAGATCCCCAGCGGAGAGGCTGTTCCAGGCGGCGAGGTCTCCTCTCGCGGCACCGCGCATCCGCAG GCccgtcgtggcggcggcgctggcgagcCTCGAGTCGCTCATGCCGCTGCAcagcgcggtggcggccgcgcggctGCGGTCCTGCATCGCCGCCGACTCGGCATGCTGGAGCTGCCTCTCCCAAG ACTTTGCTCTCCCACGGTAA
- the LOC120677584 gene encoding protein NONRESPONDING TO OXYLIPINS 2, mitochondrial-like isoform X3, with the protein MASLCRAAAAAAIVRSGALRSRSPAERLFQAARSPLAAPRIRRPVVAAALASLESLMPLHSAVAAARLRSCIAADSACWSCLSQGLIKRI; encoded by the exons ATGGCATCcttgtgccgcgccgccgccgccgccgccatcgtgagGTCAGGGGCGCTCCGGTCGAGATCCCCAGCGGAGAGGCTGTTCCAGGCGGCGAGGTCTCCTCTCGCGGCACCGCGCATCCGCAG GCccgtcgtggcggcggcgctggcgagcCTCGAGTCGCTCATGCCGCTGCAcagcgcggtggcggccgcgcggctGCGGTCCTGCATCGCCGCCGACTCGGCATGCTGGAGCTGCCTCTCCCAAG GTTTGATCAAGCGCATCTGA
- the LOC120677584 gene encoding protein NONRESPONDING TO OXYLIPINS 2, mitochondrial-like isoform X2, whose protein sequence is MASLCRAAAAAAIVRSGALRSRSPAERLFQAARSPLAAPRIRRPVVAAALASLESLMPLHSAVAAARLRSCIAADSACWSCLSQGDFALPR, encoded by the exons ATGGCATCcttgtgccgcgccgccgccgccgccgccatcgtgagGTCAGGGGCGCTCCGGTCGAGATCCCCAGCGGAGAGGCTGTTCCAGGCGGCGAGGTCTCCTCTCGCGGCACCGCGCATCCGCAG GCccgtcgtggcggcggcgctggcgagcCTCGAGTCGCTCATGCCGCTGCAcagcgcggtggcggccgcgcggctGCGGTCCTGCATCGCCGCCGACTCGGCATGCTGGAGCTGCCTCTCCCAAGGTG ACTTTGCTCTCCCACGGTAA
- the LOC120677584 gene encoding protein NONRESPONDING TO OXYLIPINS 2, mitochondrial-like isoform X1, with product MASLCRAAAAAAIVRSGALRSRSPAERLFQAARSPLAAPRIRRPVVAAALASLESLMPLHSAVAAARLRSCIAADSACWSCLSQGGLIKRI from the exons ATGGCATCcttgtgccgcgccgccgccgccgccgccatcgtgagGTCAGGGGCGCTCCGGTCGAGATCCCCAGCGGAGAGGCTGTTCCAGGCGGCGAGGTCTCCTCTCGCGGCACCGCGCATCCGCAG GCccgtcgtggcggcggcgctggcgagcCTCGAGTCGCTCATGCCGCTGCAcagcgcggtggcggccgcgcggctGCGGTCCTGCATCGCCGCCGACTCGGCATGCTGGAGCTGCCTCTCCCAAGGTG GTTTGATCAAGCGCATCTGA
- the LOC120677583 gene encoding zinc finger BED domain-containing protein RICESLEEPER 1-like has translation MEAEEVQGQPGRRPRRVARRRSGVYEHFTRFSDGDGNDKARCKRCQLVLGASTRNGTSTLWAHVRICWGGEAADAARRAPRPPVPAGASPSRSRGGSSQGRRETDDGLEDKSASSSADLARMIALHGYDPSVVEDDYFRSFVRSLDPEFEVPSRVAIEEMCDGIFDEARRDSFSKLRRAPGRVGLAVGKAETPEAGEAIYIACHFIDDQWNLHKFVLDAFVEDAHHDVIVGDVPILGVGVFLALADVTDLISGHEDRLSMLAYDITDCDFHPALKNYIDDMNSDANLGYTATTYVDTVLHFVARCILPPPSVTIGIFQDMKNLNLTRQEHHQLLSELDLDLEWAFDKRWCACYSSLQVLSKRGLVEADLRVQLSCKVWEQVYRGIQTISTSTFPTSNLCLAELIKLRELLHSELARFSGDDADVQDRHDYLHFNRKAIDVLRGASGTLDKAVQDSYLVWSVPLTLDPRYKLRSFGWCQ, from the exons ATGGAAGCGGAGGAGGTTCAGGGGCAGCCTGGGAGGAGGCCGCGCAGGGTGgcccggcggcggtccggcgTGTACGAGCACTTCACCCGTTTCAGCGACGGCGACGGGAACGACAAGGCGCGGTGCAAGCGCTGCCAGCTGGTGCTCGGCGCGAGCACCAGGAACGGCACCAGCACCCTGTGGGCGCACGTCAGGATTTGCTGGGGAGGCGAAGCCGCTGATGCTGCGCGGCGGGCACCACGGCCGCCGGTACCCGCCGGCGCTTCCCCGTCACGCTCCCGTGGTGGATCATCCCAGGGTCGTCGGGAGACTGATGATGGCCTCGAAGACAAAAGTGCAAGCAGCAGTGCAGACCTTGCTCGGATGATCGCGCTTCACGGATACGATCCATCCGTCGTGGAGGACGACTACTTCAGGAGCTTCGTGCGGAGCCTGGACCCTGAATTTGAGGTGCCCTCGCGCGTCGCCATTGAGGAGATGTGCGATGGGATCTTTGACGAAGCAAGGAGGGATTCCTTCTCCAAGCTAAGGCGCGCTCCTGGGCGGGTCGGCTTGGCAGTGGGCAAAGCTGAAACACCCGAGGCAGGGGAAGCCATTTATATAGCATGCCACTTCATCGATGATCAGTGGAATCTTCATAAATTCGTCCTGGATGCTTTCGTGGAAGACGCACACCATGATGTTATTGTCGGGGATGTTCCAATATTGGGAGTCGGTGTGTTTCTTGCTCTTGCTGATGTCACTGATCTTATTTCAGGGCATGAAGATAGGCTGTCCATGTTGGCATATGATATTACTGACTGCGATTTTCACCCTGCACTCAAGAACTACATCGATGACATGAACTCTGATGCCAATCTAGGTTATACCGCTACGACCTACGTGGACACCGTGCTTCACTTCGTTGCTCGATGCATTCTTCCACCTCCAAGCGTCACTATCGGCATTTTCCAGGACATgaagaatttaaatttaaccaGACAAGAGCACCATCAACTTCTTTCGGAGCTTGACCTCGACTTAGAATGGGCATTCGACAAAAGGTGGTGTGCATGCTACTCTTCTTTGCAGGTTCTAAGCAAGCGAGGACTTGTAGAAGCAGATTTACGTGTACAGCTATCGTGCAAGGTCTGGGAGCAAGTATACCGCGGCATTCAGACAATTTCTACCTCCACCTTTCCCACTTCGAATCTCTGTCTTGCAGAGTTGATTAAGCTGAGGGAACTTTTGCATTCTGAACTAGCACGGTTCAGTGGAGATGATGCAGACGTTCAAGACCGACACGATTATTTACATTTTAACAGGAAGGCCATAGATGTTCTTAGAGGGGCAAGTGGCACTTTGGACAAGGCTGTACAAGATTCATACCTGGTTTGGTCAGTACCACTTACACTGGACCCCCGGTACAAACTCAG ATCATTCGGATGGTGCCAATGA